The Flavobacterium sp. 1 genome contains the following window.
GATTATAACTCCAATACCAGCTAACATTCCCTCAATAACATTAGTTGGAAAATAATTTGAAATACTTCCTGCTTTTAGCAAACCTAAAGTCAATTGAATGATTCCTGCAATAAAAACAGCGGTTAAAAAGACATCAAACCCTCCCAAAGTGGTTATCGCCGTAAGTATTATAGCAGTTAAACCCGCTGCCGGTCCTGAAACACTTATTTGGGACTGACTTAAAAATCCAACAACAATACCGCCAATTATTCCTGTAATAATTCCAGAAAATAATGGAGCACCTGAGGCCATTGCAATTCCCAAACAGAGTGGTAAGGCTACCAAAAAAACTACTAAACCAGAAGCAAAGTCTGATTTAAAATGAGCAAAAATATTTGTATTCTTTGACATATATAAAGTTATTACGAGATTGATTATTTAGGTTTTCACTACAATATAAATATTGCGATGGAAGACACTTATTCTGTAAAAAGAAGGTGTCTAAAAATGAGTCATCATTTTTATTTGCATTAACACGGCAGTAATAAAAGTCAATTAATCAGATCTGCAAATCCAGAATGGCATGCACTAATAACATTTGCACGCAAATGTTAGTTCCTATCAAAAAAATGGAAAACAATTACATAACCCTATAACCTGCAACTTATTTACAATTTGCAATACAATAGCAATCGGCTATAAATGATGATAAAAATGGAAAACTACAACCTGTTTGGAGGCGGAATAAATATGGAGGCATAGTTTAAATCATGCTTCGATAAATTTTCAAAAATGATAAGACCTGAACCTTTTTTTAAGATTAAAAAAGGAATTTCCAAAAAAGTATTGAATGTATAATACTTTATGTCATGTTTTAATTCTTCAAAAGAAGAGTTATTAGAATTTCCGCAAAGACTAGTATCCTCCTTGTCATTTTCCAGACACACCACAATTGTGGGAGCCACCAGAAAAAAAACAAAAAACAATAATACTATGCTTGCAAAAATCTTCATGTGGGCAAAAATAGGAGATAGAAGCTGAATTAAAAAATTAGTTTCATAAAATTAATTTATTTTTAACATGAAAAAAAGCCTGAAAAAATCACAAAAATTAATTAGGCTTTCTATTTCAAAAATATAAACTGGCTTTTATAAACTCTCTTCCAGCCAAGCGTTCATCATCCAGATGGTTTTTTCCTGTTCTACAATAAAATCACTCATCATAGAATTAGTTCCTTCATCATTTATTTCTGAAGCTTTATTTAGAATTTCCCTTTCGATTTTTAATAACATAGAAAGCGAAGTTACAATCAGCTCAATACCAACCACATCATTTGAAATATTTTTTCCAATTGGCAGCTGATTGAATTTTATATAATCTTCAAAAGTATGCAATGGTCTTCCTCCAAGAGTTAAAACTCTTTCAGCTATCAAATCAATTTTCAATTGTGAATCATTATATAATTCTTCAAATTTAAGATGCAGATCAAAGAAACGTCTTCCTCTAATATTCCAATGCAAACCTCTCAAACTTTGATAATAAATTTGATAATTAGCCAACAGCACATTCAATTCTACAATTATAACTTCTGACTCTTCTACTGGTAATCCTATAGTATTTAGTTTCATGTTCTTTATTTTAAATTCTGTTTTTATTTTGATAGTACCTTAAAATTCCGGAAACAAATCGTTTCTTTTATTTCTACCAAAATTATCTATTAAAACAAAAAAATAGCTATAAATTAAATTGATTGTTTTTATATTTGCATAAAAATATACTATTTTATGACTATCACACAACTTAAATATGTACTGGCTGTAGCCGAACACAAAAATTTTACACTTGCCGCCGAAAAATGTTTTGTAACGCAGCCCACATTGAGTATGCAGATTCAAAAAATTGAAGAAGAGTTAAATATTCAAATTTTCGACCGAACCAAAAAACCAATTCAGCTTACAGACATTGGCCAAAAAATTGTAAACCAAGCCAAAAACATTGTTAATGAAGCAGATAGAATACAAGATATCGTAGAACAGCAAAAAGGATTTATTGGAGGTGAATTCAGACTTGGAATTATCCCAACCATTATGCCTACTTTATTGCCTATGTTTTTGAATAATTTCATCAAAAAATATCCAAAAGTGAAATTAATTATTGAGGAGCTCAATACTGAGGAAATAATCACAAAACTGAAGAACGGCAATCTCGACGCAGCTATTGCGGCAACACCATTGGAAGACGAAAAAATAAAAGAAATCGTTCTTTACTTTGAACCATTTGTAGCTTACATACCTGAAAATAATGCAGTATTTCAAAAAGAAGAAATTGAAATAGACGATCTCAATATCAATGAAATTTTATTGCTGCAGGACGGACATTGTTTTAGAGACGGGATTTTAAATTTATGTAAAAACAGAAACGAAACAGGACTTAAGTCTTTCCAAATAGAAAGCGGCAGTTTTGAAACACTAATAAAACTGGCGGATGAAGGATTGGGAACTACATTACTTCCTTATCTCCACACATTGGATCTGAAAGAATCTGATAAATCAAAGCTTAGACAGTTTAAAGAACCGAAACCTGCTCGTGAGGTAAGTTTAATATACCCTAAAAGTGAATTAAAAATACAAATTATTGATGCCTTAAGAAGCACAATTGCCGGGGTTGTAAAAGGAGCAATTGTTTTTCAAAATGTCCAAATTGTGAGTCCACTCTTAAAAAAATAATATAAAAACAAAAAAAGGAACCAAATTGGTTCCTTTTTTATTACTCTACCTTAAAATGCGTCAAAACATATAAGGCAATAAGTGCTTTATTGCTTTTTTCAACTATTTTCAAAATGTATAGGATTAAAGCTCACTCTTTCGAGAACCTTTTGCATAATTATAATTAATTATAGATATAACAAAAAGGCTTAAATAAATTGAATTAGTAAACAGTTGCAAAATTATTGAAAAAATTCTTTAACTCAAATAAAAACAATCCGTAAAAAACAAAATAAACCGACGAATAGCATATTTTATAATTTTATTGTAAGTTATTTATTCTTTTAACTAAGAATTATCTAATAAAAAACAAATTCACAAAAAAAGAGAAACCATTTATCGGTTTCTCTTTTCTTTATGGATTTACAATTAGCAGACATTGTTTCAATTCTGGTTTCTCGATGGTGAAATCAAACAACCACTCTCTTAGTTGATCCAATTCAAAAGGCAACAGTGTTCGAATCGCTTTTTCTAATTCTTTACAGAAAAGTACTGGGTCAAAACTCACTCTTTCTAACACAGATTTTGTGTAATCAAACATTATTTTAGACATAATAAATTAAGATTTTGGGGTTATATCTTGATTTTAACGTGATGTAAAAATACATTTTTTTTCAAATACAATTACCTTTTTTAACACATAAATATGCAAATTATAACGATTTCGCCACAAACCCCAATAACCATAAGGCTTTAAGAAAAATCATTTTCTAGCCCTGAACATTTCTCTTTTCCCAGGAGGCCCAGCTAGCTTTTCGACAGTAAACCCAACTTCAATCATATTTCTTTTAATGATACCTCTTGCTGCATAAGTCACTAATACAGAGTTATTTTTTAGTGACTTAAACATTCTTTCAAATACTGATACGCTCCATAATTCAGGCTGAACACGATAACCGAAAGCATCAAAATAAATTAAATCAAACTTTTCAATATCATCAATATCCTCAAAAAACTGCTTTCTTTTGGTCAAAGAAAAATTTTCGGACAAATCATTTTTCTCTTCCCAATTTAGAGCATGCATTTTATCAAAAACCATTTTATGCTCTAATGCATCCAGTTCTTTTGGATAATTCATAGATTGCAGCTCTTCCTCTGAAATTGGATATGCCTCCACTCCTACATAATCAATTGTCTGCCCTAATTCTTCAGCTTCCAAATAAGTAATGAAAGCATTTAAGCCTGTTCCAAAACCAATTTCCAAAACAGAAACTTTTTGATTAGGAAATAAAGCCAGCCCATTTTTAATAAATACATGTTTCGCTTCCTGTATCGCTCCGTGCTTAGAATGGTAACATTCATCCCATTCTTTTATATGAATCGTTGTAGAACCATCGGATGTGTGGATAATTTCTCTTTCCAAAGTATTGTTTTTGAGTTATTATAGCATTTCAGCTTACTATATTGTTTTCAAAATTAAATAAAAGAATTTCTTATCGTTATCTAAAAACCATATTTTTTATATATTCCATAGAATTTAACACCAATTTTTAAATAAAATTATACAATAAATAAATCACAGATAAAGACCATAATTAATGATTTTTTGACAACTATTTATCTGATTTTTATTTAATTTTGCAATCAACAATAAAGGTTGCAGAAATTTTCTTTACTGTAGTCATTTTATTAAATAAACATTTTTTTTTTAATAATATAAGCAATAATTATGAGTACCACTCAAACCAACAAAATTGAAACAATAAAAGCTGCTACTACAAAAATAAATGATGTTGATTTTGATCATTTAAGTTTTGGAGCTGTATTTACAGATCATTTATTAGAATGCGATTACGTCAATGGAGAATGGCAGCAACCTGTCATTAAGCCCTATGCACCGCTTTTACTTGATCCGTCTGCAAAAGTGTTTCATTATGGTCAAGCCATTTTTGAAGGTATGAAAGCTTACAAAGATAACAACAATGACATTTGGCTTTTTAGACCAGATGAAAATTACAAACGTTTTAATTCATCAGCAGTACGCATGGCTATGCCAGAAGTTCCTGAATTTGTTTTTATTGAAGGCTTAAAACAATTATTAAAATTAGACGAAGCTTGGGTAAAAAATGGAAATGGAAGCACTATGTACATTAGACCTTTCATGATTGCTACTGGAGCTGGAGTTGTTGCTAATCCATCCGAAGATTATAAATTCATGATATTATTATCTCCTGCAAAAGCATATTATTCTGGAGAAGTAAAAGTATTAATAGCTGAGCATTACAGCAGAGCCGCAAATGGAGGTATTGGTGCTGCAAAAGCCGCCGGTAACTATGCTGCGCAATTCTATCCAACTACTTTGGCTAACAAAGAAGGTTTTCAACAAGTAATTTGGACTGATGATGCCACACACACCAAACTAGAAGAAGCTGGTACGATGAATGTGTTTTTTAGAATAAATGACACTTTATTGACTGCGCCTGTGAGCGAAAGAATTCTAGATGGTATCACTAGAAAAAGTCTTATCGATATGGCCAAAAAAGAAGGAATTAATGTAGAAGTTCGTCCTGTATTGGTTTCTGAATTGGTAGAAGCCTCTCAAAATGGAACTTTGAAAGAAATTTTTGGAGCTGGAACTGCTGCTGTAGTAAATCCTATTGCTGGCTATTCATACAAAGAGATTTATTATGAATTGCCAAAAATCGAAAACTCTTATGCTTCTTTGTTGAAAGAGAAACTAACAAGCCTTCAAAACAAACTAACCGAAGATACATTTGGTTGGACTGTTAAGGTATAAATTGCAGTTTGCAGGAATAAAAAAAGCGATTTTCATAAGAAATCGCTTTTTTTATTTACAGTCAATACTGTGACTGAAAACAGAAAACTAAATCAATTTTGAGAAATCTGGTTTAAAATAATTTGGTCCTTTCATTACTTTTCCATCTTCACGGTAAATAGGATTTCCGTCTTCGCCTAACTTACTCATATTGGAGCGTTGTATTTCGTCAAAAACAGCTTCAATTTTATCCTGCAGTCCATGTTCAATAATAGTGCCGCAAAGAATATACATCATATCGCCCAAAGCATCGGCAATTTCAACTAAGTCATTATTCTTGACAGCCTCAAGATATTCTTCGTTCTCTTCTTTCATTAAGTTATAGCGAAGTTCTTTTTTACTGTCACCCAAGTCTGCTATTGGAGTTTCGCTATGTCCTATTCTAAATGCTGTATGAAATTCCTTAACAGCGTTGATTTGTTTTTGCATCCTTTATAATTATTGATTTGAAATGGAAAATTAGCAACTATTTCTAAACTATTGTCTAAATTTGCATAAAATTTTTCAACATGTTCAGTCAAGGTCAACTACTATTTGCACTCTGTTTTTTTATCGCTTTTGTCATAACAATGATATTTGCTTATCGAAAAGATGCCAACTTACATAAAGTATTTTACAAAGGAAATTATAAAATCTTAATTGGTTTCTTGATGTTTATTGGACTTTTATTCGTCATCAAGATTTATTTTAAGCATTAATTTTGAAAAGATGCTAAGATTTCTTAGACACTAAGTTTCTAAGTTTTTAAAATGAAGTTTT
Protein-coding sequences here:
- a CDS encoding hydrogen peroxide-inducible genes activator — translated: MTITQLKYVLAVAEHKNFTLAAEKCFVTQPTLSMQIQKIEEELNIQIFDRTKKPIQLTDIGQKIVNQAKNIVNEADRIQDIVEQQKGFIGGEFRLGIIPTIMPTLLPMFLNNFIKKYPKVKLIIEELNTEEIITKLKNGNLDAAIAATPLEDEKIKEIVLYFEPFVAYIPENNAVFQKEEIEIDDLNINEILLLQDGHCFRDGILNLCKNRNETGLKSFQIESGSFETLIKLADEGLGTTLLPYLHTLDLKESDKSKLRQFKEPKPAREVSLIYPKSELKIQIIDALRSTIAGVVKGAIVFQNVQIVSPLLKK
- a CDS encoding Dps family protein — encoded protein: MKLNTIGLPVEESEVIIVELNVLLANYQIYYQSLRGLHWNIRGRRFFDLHLKFEELYNDSQLKIDLIAERVLTLGGRPLHTFEDYIKFNQLPIGKNISNDVVGIELIVTSLSMLLKIEREILNKASEINDEGTNSMMSDFIVEQEKTIWMMNAWLEESL
- the mnmD gene encoding tRNA (5-methylaminomethyl-2-thiouridine)(34)-methyltransferase MnmD → MEREIIHTSDGSTTIHIKEWDECYHSKHGAIQEAKHVFIKNGLALFPNQKVSVLEIGFGTGLNAFITYLEAEELGQTIDYVGVEAYPISEEELQSMNYPKELDALEHKMVFDKMHALNWEEKNDLSENFSLTKRKQFFEDIDDIEKFDLIYFDAFGYRVQPELWSVSVFERMFKSLKNNSVLVTYAARGIIKRNMIEVGFTVEKLAGPPGKREMFRARK
- a CDS encoding branched-chain amino acid aminotransferase gives rise to the protein MSTTQTNKIETIKAATTKINDVDFDHLSFGAVFTDHLLECDYVNGEWQQPVIKPYAPLLLDPSAKVFHYGQAIFEGMKAYKDNNNDIWLFRPDENYKRFNSSAVRMAMPEVPEFVFIEGLKQLLKLDEAWVKNGNGSTMYIRPFMIATGAGVVANPSEDYKFMILLSPAKAYYSGEVKVLIAEHYSRAANGGIGAAKAAGNYAAQFYPTTLANKEGFQQVIWTDDATHTKLEEAGTMNVFFRINDTLLTAPVSERILDGITRKSLIDMAKKEGINVEVRPVLVSELVEASQNGTLKEIFGAGTAAVVNPIAGYSYKEIYYELPKIENSYASLLKEKLTSLQNKLTEDTFGWTVKV
- a CDS encoding nucleoside triphosphate pyrophosphohydrolase family protein, with protein sequence MQKQINAVKEFHTAFRIGHSETPIADLGDSKKELRYNLMKEENEEYLEAVKNNDLVEIADALGDMMYILCGTIIEHGLQDKIEAVFDEIQRSNMSKLGEDGNPIYREDGKVMKGPNYFKPDFSKLI